The proteins below come from a single Armatimonadota bacterium genomic window:
- a CDS encoding sporulation initiation inhibitor Soj — protein MGTVYAVVNQKGGVGKTTTVVNVAAAIALAGQQVLLVDVDPQGNATSGVGIEKGKLASSIYQVLVDDLPIEEVVLRTAVQGLDVVPSTLDLAGAEIELMTRISREHVLQNAIEPLRKKYDYIFIDTPPSLGLLTVNCLTACDKAIVPIQCEYYALEGITQLMRTVDLVRRRLNPGLQIAHVLLTMKDPRLRLAQQVEDEVRAFFGEIVSAVVIPRNVRLSEAPSFGMPVVLYDPKSRGAEAYRQFALEVMKHDSQGAG, from the coding sequence ATGGGCACTGTATATGCCGTTGTCAACCAGAAAGGTGGGGTGGGAAAGACCACTACGGTGGTCAACGTCGCCGCTGCGATCGCACTGGCTGGGCAGCAAGTGCTTTTGGTAGATGTGGACCCGCAGGGCAACGCCACAAGTGGGGTGGGGATAGAGAAGGGCAAGCTTGCCAGCAGTATCTATCAGGTGCTGGTTGATGATTTACCCATAGAGGAAGTTGTTTTGCGCACAGCAGTGCAGGGTTTGGATGTTGTACCGTCTACGCTTGACCTAGCGGGGGCGGAGATTGAGCTGATGACCCGAATCAGCCGCGAACACGTATTGCAGAACGCCATAGAACCGCTACGCAAAAAATACGACTACATTTTTATTGATACACCCCCCTCGCTTGGGTTACTGACGGTAAACTGTCTGACAGCATGTGACAAGGCGATTGTGCCCATCCAGTGCGAGTACTACGCGCTGGAAGGGATTACGCAGCTGATGCGCACGGTAGACCTGGTACGTCGTCGTTTGAACCCTGGGTTACAGATAGCACATGTGTTGTTGACCATGAAGGACCCACGTTTGCGATTGGCTCAGCAGGTCGAGGACGAGGTAAGAGCCTTTTTCGGGGAAATCGTTTCGGCGGTGGTCATACCCCGCAATGTACGGTTAAGCGAGGCACCGAGCTTTGGGATGCCTGTGGTGCTCTATGACCCGAAATCGCGTGGTGCAGAGGCGTATCGGCAGTTCGCTTTGGAGGTGATGAAGCATGACTCGCAGGGGGCTGGGTAA
- the spo0J gene encoding chromosome segregation DNA-binding protein, protein MTRRGLGKGLSALISATEEASEGVTEIPLSAIVPNPDQPRRGLDEAGIEDLAASIREHGVLQPVIVQPLPNGRYQLIAGERRWRAARVAGLSSVPAIVRQVSDEERLELALVENVQREDINAVDEAIAYRTLIERFGMTQEEVAQKVGKSRAAIANTLRLLTLDAEILDGLMQGKISEGHARALLMAPEGTRLEIYHRAVRAGWSVRETERAARAANQQQSLATPSVSRETPAPDPHILAMEDRLRNALATRVQIRHSNGRGTIEIHFYDLEDLSRIIETIVR, encoded by the coding sequence ATGACTCGCAGGGGGCTGGGTAAAGGACTATCCGCGCTTATTTCAGCAACGGAAGAGGCAAGCGAAGGAGTAACGGAGATTCCTCTCTCCGCGATTGTGCCGAATCCGGATCAACCACGTCGGGGGTTGGATGAGGCGGGTATTGAGGACCTTGCTGCATCCATTCGGGAACATGGTGTGCTTCAGCCAGTTATCGTTCAACCGTTACCTAATGGCAGATACCAGCTGATAGCAGGAGAGAGGCGTTGGCGGGCGGCGCGCGTGGCAGGACTTTCCTCGGTTCCTGCAATCGTGCGTCAGGTCAGCGACGAGGAGCGACTGGAGCTGGCTCTTGTGGAAAACGTACAGCGTGAGGACATCAATGCGGTAGATGAGGCGATAGCGTATCGCACTTTGATAGAGCGGTTTGGAATGACGCAGGAGGAGGTAGCACAGAAGGTAGGGAAAAGCCGCGCAGCGATTGCAAACACCCTTCGACTACTCACGTTGGATGCGGAGATACTGGACGGATTAATGCAAGGGAAAATCTCGGAGGGACATGCTCGCGCATTGCTGATGGCGCCTGAGGGAACGAGACTGGAGATATATCACCGTGCGGTGCGAGCGGGCTGGAGCGTACGAGAAACAGAGCGTGCGGCTCGCGCTGCGAACCAGCAACAATCTCTCGCTACCCCCTCTGTTTCACGTGAAACACCCGCCCCAGACCCTCACATTCTTGCTATGGAGGACAGATTGCGCAATGCCCTCGCTACGCGAGTGCAAATACGGCACTCCAACGGTAGAGGCACTATTGAAATCCACTTCTACGACCTCGAAGACCTCTCACGCATTATCGAAACCATCGTTCGATAG
- the fhs gene encoding formate--tetrahydrofolate ligase, producing the protein MPLPIRDVAKHMGLLDEELTLYGEYKAKIHLIALERLASRPQGKLIVVTAITPTPAGEGKTVTTIGLGDALRRVGERATVCIREPSLGPVFGVKGGGTGGGKAQAYPADDINLHFTGDIHAVTAAHNLLAAMIEAHIHHGNAKGFDVHGVWWNRVLDVPDRSLRKVITGLGGKSNGVPRETGFEITAASEIMAVLALSTSLRDLRRRLGQLIVGVTRDATPITAEDIGAAGAMTVLLRESLMPNLVQTLEGTPLLVHAGPFGNLATGCNSVLADRIALQTSDYVVTEAGFGTDLGFEKFCHIVSPVLGKSPDVAVLVATVRALKMHSGKFKVVSGKPLPAELDEENLDALEQGAHNLKAHIDIVHRLGVPVVVAINRFPTDTEAELELLGRLAVAAGADGVAVSQSFVYGSEGGIALAEIVRDLCRHNKSRFQPLYPADAPLTQKIETIAQQVYGASEVHYEAGVRSQLKRFEKWGFRNLPICFAKTQFSLSHDPNLKGAPRGFTLPITDAQLASGAGFVRVLCGEMMTMPGLPAEPAARHMDIDECGHVTGMSW; encoded by the coding sequence ATGCCGTTACCCATTCGCGATGTGGCGAAGCACATGGGACTGCTCGATGAGGAGCTGACACTATATGGCGAATACAAAGCCAAGATACATTTGATTGCTCTGGAAAGACTTGCATCCCGTCCACAGGGGAAGCTGATTGTGGTTACCGCTATTACCCCTACGCCTGCAGGTGAAGGCAAAACCGTTACCACTATTGGGCTTGGCGACGCCCTGCGCCGTGTTGGAGAACGAGCGACTGTATGTATCCGAGAGCCCTCCTTGGGTCCCGTCTTTGGGGTCAAAGGAGGGGGTACAGGCGGGGGCAAAGCGCAAGCGTATCCGGCGGATGACATTAACCTCCACTTCACCGGCGACATCCACGCGGTGACAGCGGCGCATAACCTGCTAGCTGCCATGATAGAGGCACACATTCACCACGGCAACGCTAAGGGCTTTGATGTGCATGGCGTATGGTGGAATCGTGTACTGGACGTGCCGGACCGCTCCTTGCGCAAAGTGATTACCGGTCTTGGCGGAAAATCCAATGGTGTGCCGCGCGAAACAGGCTTCGAGATTACCGCCGCTTCCGAGATTATGGCGGTGCTCGCGCTAAGCACCAGCCTGCGGGACCTGCGCAGGCGACTGGGGCAGCTGATAGTAGGCGTTACACGCGACGCCACCCCCATCACGGCAGAAGATATCGGTGCAGCAGGCGCAATGACGGTGCTATTGCGTGAATCGCTTATGCCAAACCTCGTGCAGACGCTGGAGGGAACACCTCTGCTTGTGCACGCAGGACCGTTCGGCAATCTCGCCACAGGGTGCAATTCCGTACTCGCGGATAGGATTGCCCTCCAGACCAGCGATTATGTGGTGACCGAGGCCGGTTTTGGCACGGACCTTGGCTTTGAGAAGTTCTGTCATATCGTGTCACCCGTTCTGGGTAAATCACCTGACGTCGCCGTACTGGTGGCAACCGTGCGTGCTCTGAAGATGCATAGTGGCAAGTTCAAGGTGGTTTCAGGCAAGCCGCTCCCAGCCGAACTGGACGAAGAGAATCTGGACGCGCTCGAGCAAGGTGCGCACAACCTCAAAGCACATATTGACATCGTGCATCGTTTGGGGGTTCCTGTAGTGGTGGCTATCAATCGCTTCCCCACCGATACGGAGGCAGAGTTAGAATTGCTGGGCAGGCTGGCGGTTGCCGCAGGGGCAGATGGAGTAGCGGTATCGCAGAGCTTTGTGTACGGCTCAGAAGGAGGCATTGCCCTCGCAGAGATAGTACGTGACCTCTGCAGGCACAACAAAAGCCGATTTCAACCGCTGTATCCTGCTGACGCTCCATTGACGCAAAAGATAGAGACCATTGCCCAACAGGTGTATGGCGCGAGCGAGGTGCATTACGAAGCGGGTGTACGTTCCCAGTTGAAGCGGTTCGAGAAGTGGGGGTTCCGCAATTTGCCCATCTGTTTTGCCAAGACGCAGTTCTCGCTGTCGCACGACCCGAACCTGAAAGGCGCTCCGCGTGGCTTCACCCTGCCGATTACAGATGCACAACTGGCTTCGGGAGCGGGTTTCGTTCGTGTTTTGTGCGGAGAGATGATGACCATGCCGGGCTTACCCGCTGAACCGGCTGCCAGGCATATGGACATAGATGAGTGCGGACACGTTACCGGCATGTCCTGGTGA
- the dnaK gene encoding chaperone protein DnaK, with protein MGKTVGIDLGTTNSVVAVMEGGEPVVIPNAEGSRLTPSVVAFTKTGERLVGAAAKRQAIINPDRTIVSIKRKMGTRERIRIDDKEYTPEEISAMILQKLKADAEAYLGEKVEAAVITVPAYFNDAQRTATKNAGEIAGLKVLRIINEPTAAALAYGLDKKSNETILVFDLGGGTFDVSILEVGDGVFEVKATSGDTHLGGDDFDMRIVNWAADEFKKETGIDLRKDPQALQRLREAAEKAKIELSSMVETEINLPFITADAEGPKHLLYKLTRAKFEELTADLVERLKGPFYQALSDAKLDVKDIDEVILVGGATRMPCVQELVRKLAGKEPNKGVNPDEVVAIGAAIQAGVLGGEVKDVVLLDVTPLSLGIETLGGVFTKLIERNTTIPTRKSEIFTTAADGQTEVEIHVLQGEREMARDNKTLGRFHLTGIPPAPRGVPKIEVTFDIDANGILHVSAKDLGTGKQQAITITGSSNLTREEIDRMIKEAQAHAEEDRRRREEAEVRNQADSLAYQTERMLRDLGDRVPSDEKLRIEQAISDLRDAINKNDISLIRQRMEALQQESYQLSQRLYEQASQTYAGTGAQTSGSSSGSSGNGEVIDAEFKSE; from the coding sequence ATGGGAAAGACAGTAGGAATTGACTTGGGCACAACCAACTCGGTGGTAGCGGTCATGGAAGGCGGCGAGCCGGTAGTGATCCCGAACGCCGAAGGGAGCCGCCTCACGCCGTCGGTGGTGGCGTTCACCAAGACCGGCGAACGGCTGGTGGGTGCCGCCGCCAAGCGACAGGCGATTATCAACCCGGACCGCACCATTGTGTCTATCAAACGCAAGATGGGTACGCGCGAGCGCATCCGCATTGACGATAAGGAGTACACGCCGGAGGAAATCTCGGCGATGATTCTGCAGAAACTGAAGGCGGATGCCGAGGCGTACCTGGGCGAGAAGGTAGAGGCTGCGGTAATCACCGTGCCGGCTTACTTCAATGACGCGCAGCGCACCGCTACGAAAAACGCTGGTGAAATCGCCGGACTGAAGGTGCTGCGCATCATCAACGAGCCGACAGCCGCAGCGCTCGCTTATGGACTGGACAAGAAGTCCAACGAGACCATCCTGGTGTTTGACCTGGGTGGCGGTACGTTCGACGTGTCTATCCTGGAGGTGGGCGATGGCGTGTTCGAGGTGAAAGCCACCTCGGGCGATACGCATCTGGGTGGCGATGACTTCGACATGCGCATCGTCAACTGGGCGGCGGATGAGTTCAAGAAGGAGACGGGCATCGACCTGCGCAAGGACCCGCAGGCGTTGCAGCGACTGCGCGAAGCGGCGGAGAAGGCAAAGATCGAGCTCTCCAGCATGGTGGAGACCGAGATTAACCTGCCCTTCATCACCGCCGACGCCGAGGGTCCAAAGCACTTGCTATACAAGCTCACTCGCGCTAAGTTCGAGGAGCTCACCGCCGACCTGGTGGAGCGGCTGAAGGGACCGTTCTATCAGGCACTGTCGGACGCCAAGCTGGATGTGAAGGACATCGACGAGGTCATTCTCGTCGGTGGCGCGACGCGCATGCCCTGCGTGCAGGAGCTGGTGCGCAAGCTCGCCGGTAAGGAGCCGAACAAGGGGGTCAACCCCGACGAGGTGGTCGCTATCGGCGCAGCCATTCAGGCGGGCGTGCTCGGCGGCGAGGTGAAGGACGTGGTGTTGCTGGACGTGACGCCGCTGTCGCTCGGTATCGAGACCTTAGGCGGCGTGTTCACCAAGCTCATTGAGCGCAACACCACCATCCCGACGCGCAAGAGCGAAATCTTCACCACCGCTGCCGACGGGCAGACCGAAGTGGAAATTCACGTGCTGCAGGGCGAGCGCGAGATGGCGCGCGACAACAAGACGCTGGGGCGGTTCCATCTGACCGGCATACCGCCTGCGCCGCGTGGGGTGCCCAAGATTGAGGTCACCTTCGACATCGACGCCAACGGCATCCTGCACGTGTCGGCGAAGGACCTGGGCACCGGCAAGCAGCAGGCGATCACCATCACCGGCTCCAGCAACCTAACGCGCGAGGAGATTGACCGCATGATCAAGGAAGCACAGGCGCACGCGGAAGAAGACCGCCGACGCCGCGAGGAAGCCGAAGTGCGCAACCAGGCGGACTCGCTGGCATACCAAACCGAGCGCATGTTGCGCGACCTTGGCGACCGTGTGCCGTCCGACGAGAAACTGCGCATCGAGCAGGCAATCTCCGACCTGCGCGACGCCATCAATAAGAACGACATCAGCCTCATCCGGCAGCGGATGGAAGCGTTGCAACAGGAGTCGTACCAGCTGTCGCAGAGGCTGTATGAACAGGCGTCGCAGACATACGCCGGAACCGGCGCGCAGACCAGTGGCAGTAGCTCCGGCTCGTCCGGCAACGGCGAGGTCATCGACGCCGAATTCAAGTCCGAGTAA
- the hspA-1 gene encoding molecular chaperone, translating into MALVRWEDPVDMLNRFEREMNQLMNQFFGNAVARRTEPTLPRVWAPAVDVREDDNEITINMELPGVKPEEVEIELTGDTLCVKGERKFQDEERRKDYVRIERAYGTFQRSFTLGTPIDAEKVTAHYKDGVLTITLPKAEQVRPKKVQVKAG; encoded by the coding sequence ATGGCATTGGTGCGCTGGGAGGACCCTGTGGACATGCTGAATCGCTTCGAGCGCGAGATGAACCAGTTGATGAATCAGTTCTTCGGTAACGCGGTTGCGCGCCGCACCGAGCCGACGCTGCCTCGTGTGTGGGCGCCCGCTGTGGACGTGCGTGAGGACGACAACGAAATCACTATCAACATGGAACTGCCCGGCGTGAAGCCCGAGGAGGTGGAGATCGAGCTGACGGGCGACACGCTGTGCGTGAAGGGCGAGCGCAAGTTCCAGGATGAGGAGCGTCGCAAGGATTACGTGCGCATTGAGCGGGCTTACGGTACGTTCCAGCGCTCGTTCACGCTCGGCACACCTATCGATGCCGAGAAGGTGACAGCGCACTATAAGGACGGCGTGTTGACCATCACCCTGCCCAAAGCGGAGCAGGTGCGTCCGAAGAAGGTACAGGTGAAGGCTGGGTAA
- the dnaJ gene encoding chaperone protein DnaJ encodes MNFQYKDYYAILGVPRNATEKEIKQAYRRLARKYHPDVNPGDKSAEEKFKEISEAYEVLSDPEKRAKYDQYGEMWKYYSEQQQQPGGFSGGGGWQDLRDFGFGGLGDLFATLFGDAFGRGRTAETDFGSVFDASLDVEYPIEVSLEEAYHGTTKNLSVSLQDTCQQCGGTGASRTRSGYFTLGQVCSACHGRGTVPRNKRLEVRIPAGVQDGSKIRLAGEGLTGRGGQRGDLYLIVRMRPHPTFERKGDDLYVDVDVPYTTAALGGEVRVPTLKGSVTMKVPAGTQSGQVFRLAGQGMPRLKGGGYGDLYARVRITVPRTLTARERELLQQLAQLHGTATATRV; translated from the coding sequence ATGAACTTCCAATACAAGGATTATTACGCCATACTCGGTGTGCCACGCAACGCCACCGAAAAGGAGATTAAGCAGGCATATCGCCGACTGGCTCGGAAGTATCACCCGGACGTGAACCCGGGCGACAAGAGCGCCGAAGAGAAGTTCAAGGAGATTAGCGAGGCGTACGAGGTGCTCTCCGACCCGGAGAAGCGGGCGAAGTACGACCAGTACGGCGAGATGTGGAAATACTACAGCGAGCAGCAGCAACAGCCTGGCGGTTTCTCTGGCGGTGGCGGGTGGCAGGACCTGCGTGACTTCGGTTTCGGGGGGCTAGGCGACCTGTTCGCCACGCTGTTCGGCGACGCCTTCGGGCGTGGGCGCACCGCCGAAACCGATTTCGGTTCCGTGTTCGATGCCTCGCTGGACGTGGAATACCCAATAGAGGTCTCGCTGGAAGAGGCTTATCATGGCACAACCAAGAACCTGTCCGTGAGCTTGCAGGATACCTGCCAGCAGTGCGGTGGCACGGGCGCCTCGCGCACACGTAGCGGTTACTTTACGCTCGGTCAGGTTTGCTCCGCCTGTCATGGCAGGGGAACTGTGCCACGCAATAAACGGCTGGAGGTGCGTATTCCCGCCGGTGTGCAGGACGGTTCAAAGATCCGCCTGGCTGGCGAAGGACTGACCGGACGCGGTGGACAGCGTGGCGACCTGTACCTGATTGTGCGTATGCGCCCGCACCCCACCTTCGAGCGGAAGGGGGATGACCTGTATGTGGATGTGGACGTGCCCTATACCACTGCCGCCCTGGGCGGCGAGGTGCGCGTGCCTACTCTCAAAGGCAGCGTGACCATGAAAGTACCCGCTGGTACGCAGAGCGGGCAGGTATTCCGGTTAGCCGGTCAGGGAATGCCGCGCTTGAAAGGCGGTGGCTACGGCGACCTGTATGCGCGGGTACGCATTACGGTGCCGCGCACGTTGACCGCTCGCGAGCGCGAGCTGCTTCAGCAGCTGGCGCAACTGCACGGTACAGCAACGGCTACCCGTGTCTAA
- a CDS encoding iron ABC transporter substrate-binding protein: MRAFCETLGVHAELPEHPQRIVCLASSLTETIFEMGCGHRVAGISAYCSRYIPPNDLPVVGDYLRVDETLLQQINPDLILLTTGIQRALGIKLAQAGYPVYALPLPSCISGVMENLNLLGGLLNEVETARRLRQRWEQQFQTLYLSAPMRRPRVYIELWFGKHVRTVGALSFIHDLVEAAGGDNIFGRDRRAYFLPDLEQVESLRPDVLLFHTEPDYPVNVSSLIEERGWHRWNPAPYVVEGTVQKGQNIIHEGPSMMETATWLQAHFHFWAKHSA; encoded by the coding sequence ATGCGAGCCTTTTGTGAAACGCTAGGTGTGCATGCCGAACTTCCAGAGCATCCCCAGCGCATAGTCTGTCTGGCTTCTTCTCTCACCGAGACCATTTTCGAGATGGGATGTGGGCACCGGGTGGCGGGCATCTCCGCGTACTGTTCCCGATATATTCCCCCCAACGACCTGCCCGTGGTAGGAGACTATCTGCGCGTGGACGAAACGCTACTCCAGCAAATCAATCCCGACCTGATACTGCTCACCACCGGCATCCAGCGCGCGCTCGGTATCAAGCTGGCGCAGGCAGGCTATCCAGTGTACGCCCTGCCATTACCCAGCTGCATCAGCGGAGTGATGGAAAACCTGAACCTGCTGGGCGGTCTGTTGAACGAGGTGGAAACCGCTCGCCGCTTGCGTCAGCGGTGGGAGCAACAATTTCAGACTCTGTACCTGTCCGCTCCGATGCGCCGTCCGCGTGTCTATATCGAACTGTGGTTTGGGAAGCACGTGCGCACGGTGGGGGCGCTCAGCTTCATCCACGACCTGGTGGAAGCGGCAGGAGGAGACAACATCTTCGGGCGAGACCGCCGCGCCTACTTCTTGCCTGACCTGGAGCAGGTAGAATCGCTAAGACCCGATGTGCTTCTTTTCCACACCGAACCCGACTATCCCGTAAATGTGTCATCTCTGATCGAGGAGCGCGGCTGGCACCGCTGGAACCCCGCACCTTATGTGGTGGAGGGCACGGTACAGAAGGGGCAAAACATCATCCACGAGGGACCATCCATGATGGAGACGGCGACGTGGCTGCAGGCGCACTTCCATTTTTGGGCAAAGCACTCCGCATAG
- a CDS encoding sigma-24, whose translation MVLTAGTPTEATQEITFNMLAPLDEDILLVRRCSDGDSSAFEKLYQKYVRLVYSVVYRMVPGEEAHDLTQEVFIRAFKNIRSFRGDSSFRAWLLRIAHNLCCNRLRDMKRERTDSLEEMAERENGGYEPVSDEDLQAHVEREELQRKVREVLARLPEDYRTMLVLRDFEQLSYEEISHVTGLTIANVKSRLHRARLAFKRLFEPYYRAYYQGVGE comes from the coding sequence ATGGTTCTGACAGCTGGCACGCCCACGGAGGCAACACAAGAGATTACGTTCAACATGCTTGCACCACTGGACGAAGACATCTTGCTGGTACGCCGATGCAGCGATGGCGACTCGTCCGCCTTCGAGAAGCTGTACCAGAAGTACGTGAGGTTAGTGTACAGCGTGGTGTACCGGATGGTGCCCGGCGAGGAAGCGCATGACCTGACGCAGGAGGTGTTCATTCGGGCGTTCAAAAACATCCGCTCCTTCCGCGGGGACAGCAGCTTCCGCGCGTGGCTACTGCGTATCGCGCATAACCTGTGTTGTAACCGCCTGCGTGATATGAAGCGAGAGAGGACCGACTCGCTGGAAGAGATGGCGGAGCGTGAAAACGGCGGTTACGAGCCGGTATCGGACGAGGATTTACAAGCTCACGTGGAACGCGAGGAACTACAGCGCAAAGTGCGTGAGGTTCTGGCACGTCTGCCGGAGGACTATCGCACGATGCTGGTATTGCGCGATTTCGAGCAGCTCTCCTATGAGGAAATCAGTCATGTTACTGGTTTGACCATTGCAAACGTGAAGTCGCGCTTACATCGTGCCCGATTGGCTTTCAAACGTCTTTTTGAACCTTATTATCGAGCGTACTATCAGGGGGTAGGTGAGTAA
- the yuxL gene encoding putative peptidase YuxL, which yields MPRAITIDDLFALRLVSDAQISPDGERIVCVVKSADREKNKYFSHLYLCDLRTREVRQFTCGEVADSQPRWSPDGKTIAFVSNRQKPRSQIFLIPANGGEARALTSLEEGSIGEIAWSPDGSMIAFTFRLMPEQWREQTVKERKEKGFSTPPRIITRPFYRLDGAGYFDGEYYQVWVTDARTGEAKQLTNEVTSCGSLSWSPDGSKIAFVCNRSEDPDLNPNLEEIWLVPAEGGELQRVEAPKGPKNSLAFSPDGARIAYIGHTKVDDIWGVTNDHLWVADLNNGTARDIMENFDRSLGNLTLSDMRDVGGGSRPVWTPDGKQILFLASDRGSTVLYSISAEGGEPVALRGERADITGFSLSSDGERIAWCEGTATQLHEVFVGSLENGAVQHTDTVTSFNADWLAEVQIQTPEEFTCLSPDGNEVHGWVLHPPDFDPAKKYPLILEIHGGPHAQYGWVFFHEFQLLAAQGYVVVYTNPRGSKGYGEAHTAAIKGAWGGPDYTDLMAAVDAVLKRGYIDETRMGVMGGSYGGYMTNWVVSHTDRFRAAITDRSVVNLHSMAGTCDFPLLPGGDYFRGNAWAEPEHLWEHSPLKYAGNINTPLLIIHSEGDLRCPIEQAEQLFAALKVQKKEAVLVRYPLETSHGLSRSGPPDLRVHRLQQIVDWWQKHLGTGETIRPAN from the coding sequence ATGCCCAGAGCGATTACTATCGACGACCTGTTTGCGCTTCGACTGGTCAGCGATGCGCAGATTTCGCCCGACGGCGAGCGCATCGTGTGCGTGGTGAAGAGTGCCGATCGTGAGAAGAACAAATATTTCAGCCACCTGTACTTGTGCGACCTGCGCACGCGCGAGGTGCGCCAGTTCACCTGCGGCGAGGTCGCCGACAGCCAGCCACGCTGGTCACCCGACGGCAAGACCATCGCCTTCGTCAGCAACCGCCAGAAACCCAGGTCACAGATATTTCTAATACCAGCCAACGGCGGCGAAGCGCGCGCGCTCACCTCGCTGGAAGAGGGGAGTATCGGCGAGATTGCCTGGTCGCCAGACGGTTCCATGATTGCATTTACCTTCCGCCTGATGCCCGAACAGTGGCGCGAACAGACGGTGAAAGAGCGCAAAGAGAAGGGCTTTTCCACCCCACCCCGCATCATCACGCGCCCGTTCTACCGACTGGACGGAGCAGGCTACTTTGACGGCGAGTACTACCAAGTGTGGGTGACGGATGCCCGCACCGGTGAAGCAAAACAGCTGACGAATGAGGTCACATCCTGCGGCAGTCTGAGCTGGTCTCCGGACGGCAGCAAAATCGCCTTCGTGTGCAATCGTAGCGAAGACCCCGACCTGAATCCCAACCTGGAGGAAATCTGGCTGGTTCCTGCCGAAGGCGGCGAGTTGCAGCGGGTAGAAGCCCCTAAGGGACCCAAAAACAGCCTTGCCTTCTCACCCGACGGCGCACGTATCGCCTACATCGGGCATACGAAGGTGGATGACATCTGGGGTGTCACCAACGACCACCTGTGGGTAGCCGACTTGAACAACGGCACCGCGCGAGACATCATGGAGAACTTTGACCGCTCGCTGGGTAACCTGACGCTCAGCGATATGCGTGACGTGGGCGGTGGAAGTCGTCCGGTATGGACACCCGATGGCAAGCAGATTCTGTTCCTTGCCAGCGATAGAGGCAGCACAGTGCTTTACAGCATCTCCGCGGAGGGGGGCGAACCTGTTGCCCTGCGCGGAGAGCGTGCGGACATCACAGGGTTCTCCCTGAGCTCAGATGGTGAACGTATCGCCTGGTGTGAGGGTACAGCTACGCAGCTGCATGAGGTGTTCGTCGGTTCGCTGGAGAACGGAGCGGTACAGCACACTGATACCGTCACCAGCTTCAACGCCGACTGGCTGGCGGAGGTGCAGATACAGACTCCCGAGGAATTCACCTGCCTCTCACCCGATGGCAACGAGGTACACGGCTGGGTTTTGCATCCACCCGACTTTGACCCTGCGAAGAAGTATCCCCTGATACTGGAGATTCACGGCGGACCGCACGCACAATACGGTTGGGTGTTCTTCCACGAGTTCCAGCTGCTGGCAGCACAGGGTTATGTAGTAGTGTACACCAACCCACGCGGAAGCAAAGGCTACGGTGAGGCGCACACCGCCGCTATCAAGGGTGCATGGGGCGGTCCCGACTACACAGACCTAATGGCGGCGGTGGACGCCGTGCTAAAGCGCGGCTATATCGACGAGACACGCATGGGGGTGATGGGCGGTTCCTACGGCGGCTACATGACCAACTGGGTAGTGTCACATACCGACCGCTTCCGCGCCGCCATTACCGACCGCAGCGTGGTGAACCTGCACAGCATGGCGGGAACATGCGACTTCCCCTTACTACCCGGAGGCGATTACTTCCGGGGCAACGCGTGGGCGGAGCCGGAGCATCTGTGGGAACACTCGCCGCTGAAGTACGCGGGCAATATCAACACCCCGCTGCTCATCATCCATAGCGAAGGCGACCTGCGCTGCCCTATCGAGCAGGCAGAGCAACTGTTCGCCGCATTAAAGGTGCAGAAGAAGGAGGCGGTACTGGTGCGCTACCCGTTGGAAACCAGTCATGGGTTGTCGCGTTCTGGTCCGCCCGACCTGCGCGTGCACCGATTGCAACAGATTGTGGACTGGTGGCAGAAGCACCTTGGGACAGGAGAGACAATTCGCCCAGCGAATTAG